From a region of the Neobacillus niacini genome:
- the xerS gene encoding tyrosine recombinase XerS has protein sequence MVNPLKQNNFNKLQSLLSELPWYVDEYINHKLRKLSTASLFNYCHDYKIFFNWMIREQLFIGNVKDIPLSRLEHMTVIEIESFLNFLHYELNNKELTVNRKLSALKSLFNYLQNIAETPDLQPYINRNVLAKIEFNEVKDSMETKAAKMEGKILLGDEYEKFRLFIAHDYGELNKENKKLYNFHQLNKERDTAIVSLILGSGLRLSELIGIELDDIDFKKYCVRVIRKGNKEQFVYFSQTAMADLQAYLAVRATKYQVEKNNKALFIAAAIGPKGKTRRLTARSVEKLVEKYATAFGKPSLSVHKLRHSFATRYHAEINDVPKLRRQLGHSSIQTTMIYTHIKNDDLKIAVDKMDMPKEEL, from the coding sequence ATGGTAAATCCATTAAAACAAAATAATTTTAATAAATTACAATCTCTTCTTTCTGAACTTCCCTGGTATGTTGATGAATATATCAATCATAAATTAAGAAAGCTTTCGACTGCTTCCTTGTTTAATTACTGCCATGATTACAAAATCTTCTTCAACTGGATGATTCGTGAGCAATTATTTATCGGAAATGTTAAGGATATTCCTTTAAGTCGATTAGAACACATGACAGTTATTGAGATTGAAAGTTTTTTAAATTTCCTTCATTACGAATTAAACAATAAAGAATTAACCGTTAATCGGAAATTATCAGCTTTAAAGTCCCTGTTTAATTATCTGCAGAACATTGCTGAAACTCCCGATTTACAGCCTTATATTAATCGAAATGTGTTAGCCAAAATTGAATTTAATGAAGTTAAAGACAGCATGGAAACAAAAGCTGCTAAAATGGAAGGCAAAATTCTCCTTGGTGATGAATACGAAAAGTTTCGTCTATTTATTGCTCATGATTATGGTGAATTAAATAAAGAAAACAAAAAACTCTATAACTTTCATCAATTAAATAAAGAGCGTGATACGGCCATTGTTTCATTAATTTTGGGATCAGGGCTTCGTCTTTCAGAGTTAATTGGGATTGAATTAGACGATATTGATTTTAAAAAGTATTGTGTTAGAGTGATTCGAAAAGGAAATAAAGAGCAATTCGTGTACTTTAGTCAGACTGCTATGGCTGATTTGCAAGCATATCTAGCTGTGAGAGCCACTAAGTACCAAGTTGAAAAGAATAACAAGGCTTTATTTATTGCAGCAGCAATTGGTCCAAAAGGAAAAACACGAAGACTGACGGCACGATCGGTTGAAAAATTAGTAGAAAAGTATGCGACTGCATTTGGTAAACCATCATTGTCTGTACATAAGCTGCGTCATTCCTTTGCTACAAGATACCATGCTGAAATTAATGATGTTCCAAAATTACGTCGGCAATTAGGTCATTCATCGATTCAAACGACTATGATCTATACACATATAAAGAATGATGATTTAAAAATCGCTGTAGATAAAATGGATATGCCAAAAGAGGAATTATAA
- a CDS encoding LLM class flavin-dependent oxidoreductase, protein MRLSILDQAPISSNQSAADALKASMELAQAGENLGYTRFWIAEHHDLPGLACSAPEVMLGYIGANTTKIRIGSGAVLLPYYKPYKIAEVYNMLATLFPDRIDIGIGRAPGGSAEVTNALSDNFLQQVWNMPNSVKDLLHFIDNTVPPEHPHAKVTASPIPTVPPIPWLLGTSKKSAILAAENGLAYAFGQFMSDQDGAAIIEQYRNHFIPRKNNEEPQVIVTVSAICAETLDKAEDVALSSLVWGLHRKRGEGQKGVPSIQEAKDYLQNEDKILLEEMKNSMIIGDPQQVKDRIDELQVQYNADEIMIVTITHSPADKIQSYKLIAEGILNQ, encoded by the coding sequence ATGAGGTTAAGCATTTTGGATCAAGCACCCATTTCTTCTAATCAGAGTGCTGCTGATGCACTTAAGGCATCGATGGAGTTAGCTCAAGCTGGTGAAAACTTAGGGTATACACGATTTTGGATTGCTGAGCATCATGATTTACCCGGTCTTGCATGCTCTGCGCCGGAAGTCATGTTAGGATATATTGGAGCCAATACAACTAAAATCAGAATAGGCTCCGGTGCCGTGTTATTACCCTATTATAAGCCGTATAAGATAGCCGAGGTATACAATATGCTAGCCACGTTGTTTCCTGATAGAATCGATATCGGGATTGGCCGGGCTCCCGGTGGTTCTGCTGAAGTAACCAATGCTTTATCTGATAACTTTTTACAGCAGGTGTGGAATATGCCCAACTCAGTAAAAGATCTATTGCATTTTATAGATAATACTGTGCCGCCGGAACATCCGCATGCGAAAGTGACAGCATCACCGATTCCAACAGTTCCACCAATACCTTGGCTGCTTGGCACGAGTAAAAAAAGTGCCATACTTGCTGCAGAAAACGGACTTGCGTACGCGTTTGGGCAGTTTATGAGTGACCAGGATGGTGCTGCTATTATTGAACAATATAGAAATCATTTTATACCGAGGAAGAACAATGAAGAACCACAAGTAATTGTAACAGTATCAGCTATTTGTGCAGAAACCTTAGATAAAGCAGAAGATGTAGCTTTAAGCTCATTGGTGTGGGGGTTGCATAGAAAAAGAGGAGAGGGGCAGAAAGGCGTTCCTTCTATCCAAGAAGCAAAGGACTATCTTCAAAATGAAGATAAAATTCTACTTGAAGAGATGAAAAACAGTATGATTATAGGTGATCCGCAACAGGTAAAAGATAGAATAGATGAACTGCAGGTCCAATACAATGCAGATGAAATCATGATTGTTACCATCACACATTCACCAGCAGATAAAATTCAATCCTATAAATTGATTGCAGAAGGGATATTAAATCAGTAA
- a CDS encoding DUF3219 family protein codes for MVNEIVLNETTIKVHKYEEEKEGRLHKISVEFNVTSEDYHDITTLLYKGTFDVKVPERDLAFRASILQYSTSYTNLYIKGQVGEFKLSLLEVNE; via the coding sequence ATGGTAAATGAAATTGTCTTAAATGAAACCACGATTAAAGTTCACAAGTATGAAGAAGAAAAAGAAGGTCGTTTACATAAAATATCGGTTGAATTTAACGTAACGAGTGAGGATTACCATGACATTACGACCCTTTTGTACAAAGGTACATTTGATGTAAAAGTTCCTGAACGGGATTTAGCGTTTAGAGCAAGTATTCTACAATACTCTACTTCCTATACAAATTTATATATTAAAGGGCAGGTTGGAGAGTTTAAATTAAGTTTGCTGGAAGTAAATGAATAG
- a CDS encoding DUF2533 family protein, whose translation MSVHKDLIKHAKDQNQSYQEFKDLDELREKYIEEAVELCKKGKPFTTDKINEVTNKMNRINLRIISLRKNVTTEMVQEYVNSLENK comes from the coding sequence ATGAGTGTACATAAAGACTTAATAAAACATGCTAAAGATCAAAATCAAAGTTATCAAGAATTTAAAGATTTGGACGAGCTGCGTGAAAAATATATTGAAGAAGCAGTTGAATTATGTAAAAAAGGGAAACCTTTTACAACAGATAAAATTAATGAAGTCACCAATAAAATGAACAGAATTAACCTGCGAATCATTTCTCTTAGAAAAAATGTTACCACTGAAATGGTTCAAGAATATGTAAATTCATTAGAAAACAAATAA
- the yiaA gene encoding inner membrane protein YiaA — MSNDQEILLDKGKQKDPKLKVQRKEGEPTPAFIGASWGALLVGVAAYFIGLFNAAMQLNEKGYYFAVLIFGLYAAVSLQKAVRDKDEGIPVTNIYYGISWLALIVSISLMGIGLYNAGSIDLSEKGFYGMSFVLSLFAAITVQKNIRDTQKARERE; from the coding sequence ATGTCTAATGATCAAGAGATTTTATTAGATAAAGGAAAACAAAAGGATCCTAAATTGAAAGTGCAAAGGAAAGAGGGAGAACCTACTCCGGCTTTTATAGGGGCTTCTTGGGGTGCGCTGTTAGTAGGTGTTGCGGCATATTTCATAGGTTTGTTTAACGCAGCGATGCAATTAAATGAAAAAGGTTATTACTTTGCTGTTCTAATATTTGGGCTCTATGCAGCGGTGTCTTTACAAAAAGCTGTTAGAGATAAAGACGAGGGAATACCAGTTACAAATATTTATTATGGTATTAGCTGGCTGGCACTTATTGTTTCGATTTCATTAATGGGTATCGGTTTATACAATGCTGGCAGTATTGATTTGAGCGAAAAAGGTTTCTATGGGATGTCATTTGTTCTTAGTTTATTTGCTGCCATTACTGTTCAAAAGAATATTCGAGATACACAGAAGGCTAGAGAAAGAGAGTAG
- a CDS encoding Ger(x)C family spore germination protein produces the protein MNKVFVIIMIFVLTGCAEQRIIDDLALINAVGYDVTENKKNPLKLTGTFPFITKDGKYDRKTIIVEGKSSKEAREKVRLKTNLKLESGQIRVTLYGQELAKHGMLPYLQSLVRDPSIGTRAKLALAEDQASDILMLQIKNEGQNATYLEQFLTKLNRENLRTNYNIYQFLRDYYDDGIDPILPVFKVEKNNIVYNGIGLFHEDKLVEILKPSEARYLFLFREEMKQGNFVEQIDVGEEEKASIMLNYELKEHHIEVQSTAANTKKASINIELIGDVLEYTGKEDVSDPKIQKKIENIITKKINQEGKELIVKLQKLQVDPLGINRYVRNKMNYKEWKALDKYQSYQEMNINIEANIILNSSGKWK, from the coding sequence ATGAATAAGGTATTCGTCATAATCATGATATTTGTTTTGACTGGTTGTGCCGAGCAGCGTATTATAGATGATTTAGCACTTATTAACGCGGTAGGTTATGATGTTACGGAAAACAAAAAGAATCCCTTAAAGTTAACAGGTACCTTTCCGTTTATTACAAAAGATGGAAAATATGATCGAAAAACGATTATAGTTGAAGGAAAATCAAGTAAAGAGGCAAGGGAAAAAGTGAGATTGAAGACAAACTTAAAACTTGAGAGCGGACAAATTCGTGTTACCTTGTATGGCCAGGAATTGGCGAAACATGGGATGTTACCATACTTACAATCCTTAGTTCGTGATCCAAGTATTGGGACAAGAGCGAAATTGGCTTTAGCAGAAGATCAAGCCAGTGATATTTTGATGCTGCAGATAAAAAATGAAGGTCAAAATGCTACATACTTAGAGCAGTTTTTAACGAAATTAAACCGAGAAAATTTAAGAACAAATTATAATATTTATCAATTCCTTAGAGACTACTATGATGACGGAATCGATCCGATTCTGCCGGTCTTTAAAGTTGAAAAAAATAACATTGTCTATAATGGCATTGGTTTATTTCATGAAGACAAACTGGTTGAAATCCTTAAACCTTCGGAAGCGCGATATCTTTTCCTTTTTCGAGAAGAGATGAAACAAGGTAATTTCGTCGAGCAAATTGACGTAGGAGAGGAAGAAAAAGCGTCAATCATGCTTAATTATGAACTTAAGGAGCACCATATTGAGGTACAATCAACAGCAGCTAATACAAAGAAAGCCTCGATTAATATAGAATTAATAGGGGATGTACTTGAATATACCGGGAAAGAGGATGTTTCAGATCCCAAGATCCAGAAAAAAATTGAAAATATTATAACTAAGAAAATTAATCAGGAGGGTAAGGAACTTATCGTAAAGCTGCAGAAACTCCAAGTAGACCCACTTGGTATTAATCGATATGTACGTAATAAAATGAACTATAAAGAATGGAAAGCATTAGATAAGTACCAATCTTACCAGGAAATGAACATAAATATCGAGGCAAATATTATTTTAAACAGTTCAGGAAAATGGAAGTAG
- a CDS encoding GerAB/ArcD/ProY family transporter, whose protein sequence is MQMKEKLSPFQASILVYLIQSGVTLFTLPRLVAEAFGTNGWIGLIFISLIVNINIVLIWLVFKISKGKSFFQIISIFPKWITLPVNLFIAVVWMLLGVFVMVKFSMILKVLFYNNVSLFYFFSMGYILSYIMLKKDLYQIAKSTVVLFYFTIWTVFLLAYHLPEFSFIRLTPYFFKGDTDMLKGGMSIYTALLGYELSILFIHMIERKQLKSLIAGNSITSLIYLGVTFISFGFFSFEQLLREMYPVVTLLGYISFPVLERVESFTFSIFGLKVLMTTVMYFWGTKELLQYQFKRIKPNFLLIGIMIMSFFVSFIPKVIKDVEQWLNYITYAATAIAFMLPILLIIIVLFTRKMNRKPANE, encoded by the coding sequence ATGCAAATGAAAGAAAAGTTATCACCCTTTCAAGCCTCGATTTTGGTTTATTTAATTCAGTCTGGTGTTACGTTATTTACTTTACCACGGCTTGTCGCAGAAGCCTTTGGGACGAACGGCTGGATTGGACTTATCTTTATCTCTCTCATTGTAAATATCAATATAGTTCTCATTTGGCTCGTATTTAAAATAAGCAAAGGGAAGTCTTTCTTTCAAATCATCTCGATTTTCCCAAAATGGATTACACTTCCAGTTAATTTGTTCATTGCGGTGGTATGGATGCTGCTAGGGGTATTTGTGATGGTTAAGTTTTCAATGATCTTAAAAGTCTTGTTCTACAATAACGTATCCCTTTTTTACTTTTTCTCAATGGGTTACATCTTATCGTATATAATGCTAAAGAAGGATCTTTATCAAATTGCTAAATCAACGGTAGTATTATTTTATTTTACGATTTGGACTGTGTTTTTATTAGCTTACCACCTTCCGGAATTTAGCTTTATCCGGCTTACACCATATTTTTTCAAAGGTGATACAGATATGCTGAAAGGCGGAATGTCTATTTATACAGCCCTTTTAGGTTATGAGTTGTCCATTTTATTTATCCATATGATAGAGAGGAAACAATTAAAATCTCTTATTGCAGGGAATTCCATTACTTCCCTTATTTATTTAGGTGTGACCTTCATCTCTTTTGGTTTTTTTAGTTTTGAGCAATTGTTAAGGGAAATGTACCCGGTGGTAACACTGTTGGGATACATTTCTTTTCCCGTCCTTGAACGCGTAGAAAGTTTTACTTTTTCCATTTTCGGTTTAAAGGTGCTGATGACGACTGTCATGTATTTTTGGGGTACAAAAGAATTATTACAATATCAGTTTAAAAGGATAAAACCGAACTTTCTCCTAATAGGTATTATGATTATGAGTTTTTTTGTTTCCTTTATTCCAAAGGTTATAAAAGATGTAGAACAATGGTTAAATTATATTACTTATGCAGCTACAGCAATTGCCTTTATGCTACCAATTCTTTTAATCATTATTGTTCTATTTACGAGAAAAATGAACAGGAAGCCAGCCAATGAATAA
- a CDS encoding spore germination protein — protein sequence MRKDRNRFLKDFKLQKDQIRNITRVKQDTKIVRESLLEQFITDFKNSSDLSVTEFPYIQVKIYYFSYLINKDHYEQFLSKLRNITPEQLQPYLTHSEFKVLPDMKVLEEAILSGNAILFTEKQAYELPFQQGKGRSISSSETETVILGAHDAFVESVDVNLSLIRKRVMSSQLKTIKLYVGNTSKRTVYLLYIEGAASDKDIEEVKKRILSVHNDGITDTNMLVQFIDEHPNSPFPQFYTTERPDVTVYKLFEGKIVGLMDNSPNAFCTPVSFFDFMESMDDFSQRWIVGTFIKIIRYIAILVTLLFTALYVAVTTYHYEMIPQALLPTLLESRSKVPFPPVIEALFLEFLLELLREAGARLPTKVGQTIGIVGGIVIGQAAVQAGITSNILIIVVAASAIASFVIPSYLLSGSIRIVRFGFIILTGFWGNIGIVFGMGILIIHLSSLTNLNSPYLLPISPMYPKLFKYSLIRGPFKKKAERG from the coding sequence ATGCGTAAAGATCGCAATCGCTTTTTGAAGGATTTCAAACTGCAAAAAGATCAAATACGGAATATTACACGTGTTAAACAAGATACAAAAATTGTAAGAGAATCTTTATTAGAGCAATTTATCACTGATTTTAAAAATAGCTCTGATTTAAGTGTCACAGAATTTCCTTATATACAAGTAAAAATTTATTACTTTAGTTATCTGATTAACAAGGATCATTATGAACAATTTTTATCAAAACTTAGAAATATAACACCGGAGCAGTTACAGCCCTATTTAACCCATTCAGAGTTCAAAGTATTGCCGGATATGAAAGTTCTTGAAGAAGCTATATTATCTGGAAATGCTATTTTATTCACCGAGAAACAAGCATATGAGCTTCCTTTTCAACAGGGGAAAGGCCGATCTATTTCTTCTTCAGAAACGGAAACTGTCATTTTAGGAGCACACGATGCGTTCGTAGAATCTGTGGACGTGAATCTATCACTCATTCGAAAAAGAGTGATGAGTTCCCAACTTAAGACGATAAAGTTGTATGTAGGGAACACGTCAAAAAGAACGGTTTATCTGCTGTATATCGAAGGTGCTGCTTCAGATAAAGATATAGAAGAAGTGAAAAAAAGGATTTTATCGGTTCATAACGATGGGATTACAGATACGAATATGCTTGTTCAATTTATCGATGAACATCCTAATTCTCCTTTTCCACAATTCTATACCACTGAAAGACCTGATGTTACGGTGTATAAATTGTTTGAGGGGAAAATCGTAGGATTAATGGACAACAGTCCGAACGCTTTTTGTACACCAGTCAGTTTCTTTGATTTTATGGAATCCATGGATGATTTCAGTCAAAGATGGATTGTCGGTACTTTTATAAAAATCATACGGTATATTGCCATTTTAGTTACGTTGTTGTTTACTGCCTTATATGTAGCGGTTACTACCTATCACTATGAGATGATTCCGCAGGCATTACTGCCCACATTACTGGAGTCCCGTAGTAAAGTACCGTTTCCCCCTGTAATTGAAGCGCTCTTTTTAGAATTTTTGTTAGAGTTGCTGCGAGAAGCAGGAGCCAGGCTTCCAACAAAAGTAGGTCAAACAATTGGTATTGTTGGTGGTATTGTAATTGGGCAGGCCGCTGTACAGGCAGGGATTACCAGCAATATTCTCATTATTGTGGTAGCAGCCTCTGCCATCGCGTCATTTGTGATACCCAGTTATTTATTAAGTGGATCGATAAGAATTGTGCGTTTTGGATTTATCATCCTTACAGGATTTTGGGGTAATATTGGGATTGTTTTTGGAATGGGGATTTTAATTATCCATTTAAGCAGCCTGACTAATTTAAACTCACCTTACTTACTGCCAATATCGCCGATGTATCCAAAGCTTTTCAAATACTCATTAATAAGGGGACCTTTTAAGAAAAAAGCCGAAAGGGGTTAA
- a CDS encoding DUF2935 domain-containing protein: MKNLNPFTPWEEHYFWVNILLDHAVFVRDYLSPVEVNLVEEAVTFIGRFTEIRNRLEQIPKNTQVNSQALIDFSRLSAQVSYDYYGFEGKVLNLQLNNKILINITPTYFNGTLNENGEYLRILQYYMNGTDYPPLPLVDLLDLWLEDQLGHASLLNRALDGVELILHEKVNTLSKLFSAHILKNDAIKGYLRFIPPHFPVQISFAREVSGTVLAFNQLVEHVIKLYKGKEVLNATTLRFLEHHFPESCYFLTKLSAFVPEMERPPCSLTSYFKNYHNNY; this comes from the coding sequence GTGAAAAACCTAAATCCATTTACTCCCTGGGAAGAGCATTATTTTTGGGTAAATATACTTTTAGATCATGCCGTTTTTGTTCGGGATTATTTATCACCCGTTGAGGTAAACCTGGTAGAAGAAGCTGTGACCTTTATTGGGAGGTTCACAGAGATTAGAAATCGGCTGGAACAAATTCCTAAAAACACTCAAGTAAATTCTCAGGCATTAATTGATTTTTCCAGGCTTTCTGCTCAAGTTTCTTATGATTATTACGGCTTTGAAGGAAAGGTTCTTAACTTACAATTAAATAATAAAATTCTGATTAACATTACCCCCACTTATTTTAATGGTACTCTAAATGAAAACGGTGAATATTTGCGGATCCTGCAGTATTACATGAATGGAACAGATTATCCCCCGCTTCCATTAGTTGATTTATTAGACCTTTGGTTAGAGGATCAGCTTGGTCATGCTTCATTATTAAATCGTGCACTTGATGGTGTAGAACTTATCCTTCATGAAAAAGTGAACACACTAAGTAAGCTTTTTTCAGCACATATCTTAAAAAATGACGCCATAAAAGGTTATTTACGGTTTATTCCGCCACATTTCCCTGTCCAAATCTCCTTTGCACGTGAAGTTAGTGGAACAGTGCTTGCATTTAACCAATTGGTGGAACATGTGATTAAGCTTTATAAAGGAAAAGAAGTGTTAAATGCAACAACGCTACGGTTCTTAGAACATCATTTTCCTGAGTCCTGTTATTTTTTAACGAAACTTAGTGCTTTTGTGCCTGAAATGGAAAGACCTCCTTGCTCTTTAACATCCTATTTTAAAAACTACCACAACAACTATTAA
- a CDS encoding carboxymuconolactone decarboxylase family protein, protein MEFEARNSTEAALHEYKSGLGVFTQKMPEFAKHFNAFTEECFKEGALSQREKQLIALGISLYTQDEYCIIYHTKGCLDQGCSEQEILEAVGVTAAFGGGAAMSQAVTLVQECIVDLNQLKQ, encoded by the coding sequence ATGGAATTTGAAGCAAGAAATTCTACCGAAGCTGCCTTACACGAGTACAAATCCGGGTTAGGTGTATTTACTCAAAAAATGCCGGAATTCGCTAAACACTTCAATGCCTTTACTGAAGAGTGCTTTAAAGAAGGTGCTTTATCTCAGCGCGAAAAGCAGTTGATTGCATTAGGGATTAGCCTCTATACACAAGATGAATATTGTATTATTTATCATACAAAGGGATGTCTTGATCAAGGATGTTCAGAACAGGAAATCCTCGAAGCAGTTGGTGTTACGGCAGCATTTGGCGGCGGAGCAGCAATGAGTCAGGCAGTTACACTGGTTCAGGAATGTATTGTGGATTTAAATCAACTAAAACAATAA
- a CDS encoding DHH family phosphoesterase yields MYKLLSHNDLDGVGCGILAKLAFGEDVKVRYNSISGLNREVEWFFENEDKNTFLFITDLSVNEKNEQRINAFYEDGGKVQLIDHHKTALHYNDYPWGHVVVEDEEGKLTSATSLLYHYLLSHQLLEESAAISQFVELVRQYDTWEWEKNDNQDAQRLNALFFLVSIDEFEEKMITRLRTSEQFHFDEFEKKILDMEEDKIDRYIRRKRRELVQTELNGLFAGVVYAESYHSELGNELGKEYPHLDYIAILNIGGKRMGFRTIHDHIDVSEVAGQYGGGGHAKASGCSLTEEAYKSFVTETFHLEPIPEDARRNRYNLKGAAFGTLYKNRREDYFLLHQVNDDEWAIQKGQKRLEQTYANFEDGESYLKRNYEVWLVKDDDFVQYLMKQVKNHIH; encoded by the coding sequence ATGTACAAATTGTTGTCACATAATGATTTAGATGGTGTCGGGTGTGGAATTCTAGCAAAGCTTGCGTTTGGTGAGGATGTAAAGGTTCGCTACAATTCCATTTCTGGTTTAAATCGAGAAGTAGAATGGTTTTTCGAAAACGAAGATAAAAACACATTTTTATTTATTACCGATTTGTCTGTAAATGAAAAAAATGAACAGAGGATCAATGCGTTTTATGAAGATGGAGGAAAAGTACAGTTAATTGATCATCATAAAACAGCGCTGCATTACAATGATTATCCGTGGGGTCATGTGGTTGTAGAGGATGAAGAAGGGAAATTAACTTCTGCAACATCCTTATTGTATCATTATCTTCTTTCACATCAGTTATTGGAAGAGTCAGCAGCGATCTCTCAATTTGTTGAGCTGGTTAGACAATATGATACATGGGAATGGGAAAAAAATGATAATCAGGATGCCCAGCGTCTAAATGCTTTGTTTTTTCTCGTTTCAATTGACGAATTTGAAGAAAAAATGATTACTCGTCTTCGGACTAGTGAACAATTTCATTTTGACGAGTTTGAAAAGAAAATATTAGATATGGAAGAAGATAAGATTGATCGCTATATCCGCAGGAAAAGGCGGGAGCTGGTTCAGACTGAACTCAATGGTCTATTTGCTGGTGTGGTCTATGCTGAATCTTATCACTCAGAATTGGGAAATGAATTAGGGAAAGAATACCCTCATCTTGATTATATCGCGATTTTAAATATTGGTGGAAAGCGGATGGGTTTCCGAACGATTCACGATCATATCGATGTTTCTGAGGTTGCCGGACAATACGGAGGCGGAGGGCATGCAAAGGCCTCGGGGTGTTCATTAACCGAAGAAGCATATAAAAGTTTTGTAACTGAAACCTTTCACCTAGAACCGATTCCAGAGGACGCGAGACGAAATCGTTATAACCTTAAGGGTGCGGCGTTTGGCACACTCTATAAAAACAGAAGAGAAGATTACTTCCTGCTTCATCAAGTTAATGACGATGAATGGGCGATTCAAAAAGGGCAGAAACGTTTGGAACAAACCTATGCCAATTTTGAAGACGGGGAAAGTTATTTGAAAAGAAATTATGAGGTCTGGTTAGTAAAAGACGACGATTTTGTTCAGTACCTCATGAAACAAGTTAAAAACCATATCCACTGA
- a CDS encoding CBASS cGAMP-activated phospholipase translates to MKLLCIDGGGIRGIFAIAILQALEEEIGQPVGDLFDVVAGTSTGSIIAASVSLNKNMKEIYESYKHFGGKIFTRQAKVGLFKSVYSDRALRHLLKQAFGEVKLQDITKPLLIPAVDITHGKPFTHRSNYGHPDCDDLSIKVWDAVLSSCSAPVYFPPNKIGDQYLSIDGGLWANNPSLVCLTEAIHYFQKSMKEINILSIGTGLQNIDFTNKNDKYWGINQWLPFQLPSMKVTPKLLDLALHLSSESVTYHCQLLLKEQYLRINEDLGKEIPFDQVDYMDVLSDLGRRVFKKRKNQILAFIEK, encoded by the coding sequence ATGAAATTACTATGTATAGATGGCGGTGGAATACGAGGTATATTTGCCATTGCCATTTTACAAGCATTAGAAGAAGAAATAGGTCAACCTGTTGGTGATTTGTTTGATGTAGTTGCCGGCACTAGTACTGGGTCTATCATCGCTGCATCTGTTTCGCTTAACAAAAACATGAAAGAAATTTATGAGAGCTATAAGCATTTTGGTGGAAAGATTTTTACTAGGCAGGCAAAGGTTGGTCTATTTAAGAGTGTTTATAGTGACCGAGCGTTAAGACACTTGTTAAAACAAGCGTTTGGTGAAGTGAAACTACAGGATATAACCAAGCCGCTGCTTATTCCTGCTGTGGACATTACTCATGGAAAACCGTTTACTCACCGGTCAAACTACGGCCATCCTGATTGTGATGATCTATCCATAAAAGTATGGGATGCTGTCCTTTCCTCCTGCTCGGCACCTGTCTATTTTCCTCCTAATAAAATAGGGGATCAATACTTATCTATTGATGGCGGACTGTGGGCGAATAATCCTTCATTAGTCTGCCTGACAGAAGCTATTCATTACTTCCAAAAAAGTATGAAGGAAATCAATATATTATCCATTGGGACGGGATTACAGAATATTGATTTTACGAACAAGAATGATAAGTATTGGGGAATCAATCAATGGCTTCCGTTCCAGTTACCTTCAATGAAAGTAACTCCAAAGCTTCTTGATTTGGCCCTTCACCTTTCATCAGAATCCGTGACTTATCATTGTCAGCTTCTCCTTAAGGAACAATACCTTCGAATTAATGAAGACTTGGGTAAGGAAATTCCCTTTGATCAGGTAGATTATATGGATGTTTTAAGTGACTTAGGAAGAAGAGTTTTTAAAAAGCGGAAAAATCAAATCCTGGCGTTTATAGAAAAATAA